A genomic window from Streptomyces sp. MST-110588 includes:
- a CDS encoding arylamine N-acetyltransferase, whose product MTVTADRTDPVDGAGSTGRTDPMDRADSTDGTDPMDRAGWTADYLERLGVAAAPPSADHLARLHAAHVARIPFETLDRLPGIDPHEALDRIVREHRGGVCYHLNGAFTLLLRELGYHVTVHAAGVQSGFNPQPVGANGTHLVLTVGGLPASGNPEGRWILDVGSGEGFVRPLPLRPGTYEQGAFTYTVRATRQGWRVDYDPRESCQGVDFAPEPADESEFAAIYDRMADGEMSVFFRFGWVKRHRADGYDEIIGCRFSTVGPDGRTSRAIDTPEDYFTLLAEVFGMDLPTMPPDRRQAMWERFRENWAEEDFRHAFGLGRGARDGNGAQDGRGVQDAHGAQDAHGAPDSHGAQDAHGAPDSHGTHGSHGSEGGGPEHRTDDGDVT is encoded by the coding sequence GTGACCGTGACCGCAGACCGTACGGACCCGGTGGACGGCGCCGGCTCGACCGGCCGTACGGACCCGATGGACCGCGCCGACTCGACCGACGGTACGGACCCGATGGACCGTGCCGGCTGGACCGCGGACTACCTCGAACGGCTGGGCGTGGCCGCGGCACCCCCGTCCGCGGACCACCTGGCCCGCCTGCACGCCGCGCACGTGGCCCGTATCCCCTTCGAAACACTCGACCGCCTGCCCGGCATCGACCCGCACGAGGCGCTGGACCGGATCGTCCGCGAGCACCGCGGCGGCGTCTGCTACCACCTCAACGGCGCCTTCACCCTGCTGCTCAGGGAGCTGGGCTACCACGTCACCGTGCACGCGGCCGGGGTGCAGAGCGGCTTCAATCCCCAGCCCGTCGGCGCCAACGGCACCCACCTGGTCCTGACCGTCGGCGGGCTGCCGGCATCGGGCAACCCCGAAGGCCGCTGGATCCTGGACGTCGGGTCGGGCGAGGGCTTCGTACGGCCGCTGCCGCTGCGCCCCGGGACCTACGAGCAGGGCGCGTTCACCTACACCGTGCGCGCCACCCGACAGGGCTGGCGGGTGGACTACGACCCGCGGGAGTCCTGCCAGGGCGTCGACTTCGCCCCCGAGCCGGCCGACGAGAGCGAGTTCGCGGCGATCTACGACCGGATGGCCGACGGCGAGATGTCGGTCTTCTTCCGCTTCGGCTGGGTCAAACGGCACCGCGCCGACGGCTACGACGAGATCATCGGCTGCCGGTTCAGCACCGTCGGGCCGGACGGGCGTACCAGCCGGGCGATCGACACCCCCGAGGACTACTTCACGCTGCTCGCCGAGGTGTTCGGCATGGACCTGCCGACGATGCCGCCCGACCGCAGACAGGCGATGTGGGAGCGGTTCCGCGAGAACTGGGCCGAGGAGGACTTCCGGCACGCGTTCGGGCTCGGGCGGGGTGCCCGGGACGGGAACGGCGCGCAGGACGGGCGAGGCGTGCAGGACGCACACGGCGCGCAGGACGCACACGGCGCTCCGGACTCGCATGGCGCGCAGGACGCACACGGCGCTCCGGACTCGCATGGCACACACGGCTCGCATGGCAGTGAGGGCGGCGGCCCGGAACACCGTACGGACGATGGAGACGTGACATGA
- a CDS encoding phosphorothioated DNA-binding restriction endonuclease, whose protein sequence is MDWVERTAQLRQWTRGGARAPHKPLLFLYALSRFQQNAEGELRYSAVEEDLRRLLTEYGPGNRTTPAYPFHHLVSDGVWEVRTERGPGSPGTGVRELRETGAAGRLTPELRAALRREPSLLGRMTRVLLDLNFPPSLHSELCEAVGLELEEAETGQLSAARRQRDRRMREMVLTAYEYQCAFCGYDGRIGAVPVGLEAAHVRWWAFDGPDDVDNGLCLCSLHHKLFDKGVLGLDDNHRILVSQSFVGRSTAAREHVITLAGRPVIGPQPGARPIAATYRSWHTSQVFHGSPRPATTT, encoded by the coding sequence GTGGACTGGGTCGAGCGCACCGCACAGCTGAGGCAGTGGACGAGGGGTGGGGCACGGGCTCCGCACAAGCCGTTGCTGTTCCTGTACGCGCTCAGCCGGTTTCAGCAGAACGCCGAGGGCGAGCTGCGGTACAGCGCGGTGGAAGAGGATCTGCGGAGGCTGCTCACCGAGTACGGGCCGGGTAACCGGACGACGCCCGCCTACCCCTTCCACCACCTGGTGAGTGACGGGGTGTGGGAGGTGCGCACCGAGCGCGGGCCGGGCAGCCCCGGGACCGGGGTCAGGGAGCTGCGGGAGACCGGGGCCGCCGGGCGGCTGACGCCGGAACTGCGGGCGGCGTTGCGGCGGGAGCCGTCCCTGCTCGGCCGGATGACGCGGGTGCTGCTCGACCTGAACTTCCCGCCCTCCCTCCACAGCGAGCTGTGCGAAGCCGTCGGCCTTGAGCTGGAGGAGGCCGAAACCGGACAGCTCTCGGCCGCGCGCAGGCAACGGGACCGGCGGATGCGGGAGATGGTTCTGACGGCCTACGAGTACCAGTGCGCTTTCTGCGGGTACGACGGCAGGATCGGCGCGGTGCCGGTCGGGCTGGAAGCCGCCCACGTGCGCTGGTGGGCGTTCGACGGACCGGACGACGTCGACAACGGGCTGTGCCTGTGCTCGCTGCACCACAAGCTCTTCGACAAGGGCGTACTCGGTCTCGATGACAACCATCGCATCCTGGTCTCGCAAAGCTTCGTCGGCCGCAGCACCGCCGCCCGCGAGCACGTCATCACGTTGGCCGGCCGTCCGGTCATAGGCCCCCAGCCGGGCGCTCGCCCCATCGCCGCCACCTACCGCTCCTGGCACACCAGCCAGGTCTTCCACGGCAGCCCACGTCCCGCCACGACCACCTGA
- a CDS encoding ribbon-helix-helix domain-containing protein, producing the protein MATKKVTVTIPEDLLDEIRAKAAERGLSAYVAEALRSQRDRDRLRELADWLQEEHGPLAEDERAAALGELEELDAEHERRRAAGTRSSGEAA; encoded by the coding sequence ATGGCGACAAAGAAGGTAACGGTGACGATTCCCGAGGATCTCCTGGACGAGATCCGCGCGAAGGCGGCGGAGCGGGGCCTGTCGGCGTACGTCGCCGAGGCGCTGCGCTCCCAGCGCGACCGGGACCGGCTGCGGGAACTGGCCGACTGGCTGCAGGAGGAGCATGGTCCGCTCGCCGAGGACGAACGCGCCGCAGCGTTGGGAGAACTGGAGGAGCTCGACGCCGAGCACGAGCGCCGCCGCGCCGCCGGAACGCGCAGCAGCGGAGAGGCCGCGTGA
- a CDS encoding AMP-binding protein yields MTQTITHRLGDLELALADLPGVQDCVVVSRDGHHRTVVYLVPAAETARDRIRAQVRGLVDEATQGPVETVLIHRVPRLADGGPDLDALLSLPHETSGASPYGMPYEVPYETPRKPAEARPADGEQAPGTAQTPVTAQAPDTAQAPGTAQVPGTAQVPDGGAAVPPALSHGPEADIRPSDPTTVTQAILRSPDRFPDLGVRAVSWQDDIRVTYPELLADGRRVLGGLRRRGLAAGSPAILVISQLADYFPAVWACVLGGIPCVTVSAPPVFDRTGPVLDKLVNAWRDLGRPPVICDETVAAGLSGMGALYDEAEGPACWTVSSLRRSPESHDVHPARPEDVAVLALSSGSTGKSKVIQVTHRAIVRNALSARQVDLVRPGETSFNWLPFDHVAPVVMYLLRDVILGCEGIHAPTAYIVEQPLRWLDVLERYGVHHTWSANFAYRMLADALAETSAPASGPASAPASGSWDLSAVRTVLNAGEQCSPAVIRDFLRAVAPYGIDETAVVHMWGMAETATGATCSYFARPGSVRRVLKSSLDGRIQEAGPEAPDADCIEFMSMGPVVPGCAVRIADANGRVLPEAVIGRFQVRSPRVTPGYLDNPKANAEAFTADGWFDTGDLAFLLDGEVVITGRAKELLVINGEKYLCHEIEEAVGALEEVATGLVAACGVPDPATGSEALAIFYVPAPGGTPAPVSPATIDRIRATVTTRVRLVPAHVLPVAEADFPRTTSGKVQRAALVARMAAGEFAGTAEAIETARLRDTVLRPHWTALEPQPQPQHEAQPQHEAQPQPQPLESSAPGATTLLFTDELGLGTALTAHGLAGQIVTVRRGPRFARTGGGYALNPDVPGDWQRLRAELDAEGIHPTTLGYLWSYLPAPDPVADRDAAHDAATRCGAHLVAACRTFLAGPGPYRLVTVSRRLRHIPGAPHGDICYPAAQTPVITAAVAAENREVTGIHIDLEGDRAEADAQTLLTALTDRSVRHGEVAWRNGLPHIREFAPLAPTDSTGHTDSTTSTGSTALTDPVEPTPPPAPPSSRAAATW; encoded by the coding sequence ATGACCCAGACCATCACCCACCGGCTGGGCGACCTCGAACTCGCCCTGGCCGACCTCCCCGGCGTACAGGACTGCGTCGTGGTCTCCCGTGACGGCCACCACCGGACCGTCGTCTATCTGGTACCCGCCGCGGAGACGGCCCGGGACCGGATCCGCGCGCAGGTCCGTGGGCTGGTGGACGAGGCGACCCAGGGGCCGGTCGAGACGGTGCTGATCCACCGGGTGCCCCGGCTGGCGGACGGCGGCCCGGACCTGGACGCGCTGCTGAGCCTGCCGCACGAGACGTCCGGTGCGAGCCCGTACGGGATGCCGTACGAGGTCCCGTACGAGACACCGCGGAAGCCCGCCGAAGCCCGGCCGGCCGACGGCGAACAGGCACCCGGCACCGCACAGACACCGGTCACCGCACAGGCACCGGACACCGCACAGGCACCCGGCACCGCACAGGTACCCGGCACCGCACAGGTACCCGACGGCGGAGCAGCGGTCCCGCCGGCCCTCTCCCACGGTCCCGAAGCGGACATCCGGCCATCCGATCCGACGACCGTCACCCAGGCGATCCTCCGGTCGCCGGACCGTTTCCCCGACCTCGGCGTCCGGGCCGTGTCCTGGCAGGACGACATCCGCGTCACCTACCCCGAACTGCTCGCCGACGGACGTCGCGTGCTCGGCGGGCTGCGCCGGCGAGGGCTGGCCGCCGGGAGCCCCGCGATCCTGGTGATCTCCCAACTCGCCGACTACTTCCCCGCCGTGTGGGCCTGTGTGCTGGGCGGCATCCCCTGCGTGACGGTCAGCGCGCCGCCTGTGTTCGACCGTACCGGCCCCGTACTGGACAAGCTGGTCAACGCCTGGCGCGACCTCGGCCGCCCGCCCGTCATCTGCGACGAGACCGTGGCGGCCGGGCTGTCCGGGATGGGCGCGCTCTACGACGAGGCGGAGGGACCGGCCTGCTGGACCGTGTCCTCATTGCGCCGCTCGCCGGAGTCCCACGACGTGCACCCGGCCCGGCCCGAGGACGTCGCGGTGCTCGCACTGTCCTCCGGCAGCACCGGCAAGTCCAAGGTCATCCAGGTCACGCACCGGGCGATCGTGCGGAACGCGCTGTCGGCCCGCCAGGTCGATCTCGTACGGCCCGGTGAGACCAGCTTCAACTGGCTGCCCTTCGACCACGTCGCCCCGGTGGTGATGTACCTCCTGCGGGACGTGATACTCGGCTGCGAGGGCATCCACGCCCCGACCGCGTACATCGTCGAACAGCCGCTGCGCTGGCTGGATGTGCTCGAACGGTACGGTGTGCACCACACCTGGTCGGCGAACTTCGCGTACCGCATGCTGGCCGACGCGCTCGCGGAAACCTCCGCCCCGGCTTCCGGCCCGGCCTCCGCCCCGGCTTCCGGCTCCTGGGACCTGTCGGCCGTACGAACCGTCCTGAACGCCGGTGAGCAGTGCAGCCCGGCCGTCATCAGGGACTTCCTCCGCGCCGTGGCGCCGTACGGCATCGACGAGACCGCCGTCGTCCACATGTGGGGCATGGCGGAGACCGCCACCGGCGCCACCTGCTCGTACTTCGCCAGGCCCGGCAGCGTACGCCGGGTCCTGAAGTCGTCGTTGGACGGCCGGATCCAGGAGGCCGGGCCGGAAGCGCCCGACGCCGACTGCATCGAGTTCATGAGCATGGGGCCGGTCGTCCCCGGCTGCGCCGTCCGGATCGCCGACGCGAACGGCCGGGTGCTGCCGGAGGCGGTCATCGGCCGCTTCCAGGTCCGTTCCCCCCGGGTCACCCCCGGCTACCTCGACAACCCCAAGGCCAACGCGGAGGCGTTCACCGCCGACGGCTGGTTCGACACCGGCGACCTGGCCTTCCTGCTCGACGGCGAGGTCGTGATCACCGGGCGGGCCAAGGAACTGCTGGTCATCAACGGGGAGAAGTACCTCTGCCACGAAATCGAGGAGGCCGTCGGCGCACTGGAGGAGGTCGCCACCGGGCTGGTCGCGGCCTGCGGGGTGCCCGACCCGGCCACCGGGAGCGAGGCGCTGGCGATCTTCTACGTCCCCGCACCGGGCGGGACACCCGCGCCGGTCTCCCCGGCGACGATCGACCGCATCCGCGCCACGGTCACCACACGCGTCCGCCTGGTTCCCGCCCATGTCCTGCCCGTGGCGGAGGCGGACTTTCCGCGCACCACCAGCGGCAAGGTGCAGCGGGCGGCACTGGTCGCCCGGATGGCCGCCGGTGAGTTCGCCGGTACGGCCGAGGCGATCGAGACGGCCCGGCTACGGGACACCGTCCTGCGCCCACACTGGACGGCCCTGGAACCGCAGCCGCAGCCGCAGCATGAGGCACAGCCGCAGCATGAAGCACAGCCCCAGCCCCAGCCTCTCGAATCATCCGCCCCCGGCGCCACGACCCTCCTCTTCACCGACGAGCTGGGACTGGGCACGGCGCTCACCGCGCACGGGCTGGCCGGGCAGATCGTCACCGTACGACGGGGGCCGCGTTTCGCCCGTACCGGCGGCGGCTACGCCCTGAACCCCGACGTACCCGGTGACTGGCAGCGACTGCGTGCCGAACTGGACGCCGAGGGCATCCACCCCACGACCCTCGGCTACTTGTGGAGCTACCTTCCCGCCCCCGACCCGGTAGCCGACCGCGACGCCGCCCATGACGCCGCCACCCGCTGTGGTGCGCACCTGGTCGCGGCCTGCCGTACGTTCCTGGCCGGCCCCGGCCCGTACCGCCTGGTGACGGTCAGCCGCCGACTGCGCCACATCCCCGGAGCCCCGCACGGCGACATCTGCTACCCGGCAGCGCAAACCCCCGTCATCACCGCCGCCGTGGCCGCCGAGAACCGCGAGGTCACCGGCATCCACATCGACCTGGAGGGCGACCGCGCCGAGGCCGACGCACAGACACTGCTCACGGCCCTGACCGACCGCTCCGTCCGGCACGGCGAGGTCGCCTGGCGAAACGGCCTCCCCCACATACGAGAATTCGCCCCCCTGGCCCCGACCGACTCAACAGGTCATACCGACTCAACAACCTCGACCGGCTCAACAGCCCTGACCGACCCGGTAGAACCGACCCCGCCGCCTGCCCCGCCCTCCTCCCGGGCAGCCGCTACCTGGTGA
- a CDS encoding nucleotide disphospho-sugar-binding domain-containing protein, producing MRVLAATWDLPGHFHPLVPLCWALRAAGHEVTVVSNPGLAPAISNSGLPALAAGRPDFDSYAVLRERLAQRRWKPTQPVDRADHDQVERTRRRRLNGLRIAAESAAAQAEDTLAFARDWRPDLVLYEPAGFLGPLVARLLGVPAVRVLWSVDFTASLAEFENDVVGELAARYGLDALGVNGDLTLDPCPPDLQFPYELERQRFRYVPYNGPSALPAWTVRRPDRPRVCVTWGTSQHRLGFDDMVLAPRVVEALADVDADVVVAVLDSQREAFGTLPPNVSWLGRVPLHPLLGTCDVLVQQGGAGGTMTGLINGVPQLVVPQLPDELFHGQQMEKGGSGLNLPGAEASVEALRAGVLELLDSPGYRQRAGELRADMLAQPSPAEVVDILRGLV from the coding sequence ATGCGGGTCCTCGCCGCGACGTGGGACCTCCCCGGCCATTTCCATCCGCTCGTACCGCTGTGCTGGGCGCTGCGGGCGGCCGGGCACGAGGTGACGGTAGTCAGCAACCCCGGGCTGGCCCCGGCCATCAGCAACTCCGGCCTGCCGGCGCTGGCCGCCGGCCGGCCGGACTTCGACTCCTACGCGGTGCTGCGCGAGCGGCTCGCCCAGCGGAGGTGGAAGCCGACGCAGCCGGTCGACCGCGCCGACCACGACCAGGTCGAACGCACTCGCAGGCGCCGGCTGAACGGGCTGCGCATCGCCGCCGAGTCGGCCGCCGCCCAGGCCGAGGACACCCTCGCCTTCGCCCGCGACTGGCGGCCCGACCTCGTCCTGTACGAGCCCGCCGGATTCCTCGGCCCGCTCGTCGCCAGGCTGCTGGGTGTCCCTGCCGTACGGGTGCTGTGGAGCGTGGACTTCACCGCCTCGCTCGCCGAGTTCGAAAACGATGTGGTCGGCGAACTGGCCGCGCGGTACGGCCTGGACGCGCTGGGCGTCAACGGCGACCTCACCCTCGACCCGTGCCCGCCCGACCTGCAATTCCCCTACGAGCTGGAGCGGCAGCGCTTCCGGTACGTCCCCTACAACGGCCCCTCGGCCCTCCCGGCCTGGACGGTCCGGCGCCCGGACCGCCCCCGGGTGTGCGTCACCTGGGGCACCTCGCAGCACCGGCTCGGATTCGACGACATGGTGCTGGCGCCCCGCGTCGTCGAGGCCCTGGCCGACGTGGACGCCGACGTCGTGGTCGCGGTCCTGGACAGCCAGCGGGAGGCGTTCGGCACGCTGCCGCCCAATGTGTCCTGGCTCGGCAGGGTGCCGCTCCATCCGCTGCTGGGGACCTGTGACGTCCTGGTCCAGCAGGGCGGGGCGGGCGGCACGATGACCGGACTGATCAACGGGGTACCGCAGTTGGTCGTCCCGCAACTGCCCGACGAACTCTTCCACGGACAGCAGATGGAGAAGGGCGGCAGCGGGCTGAACCTGCCCGGCGCCGAAGCGAGCGTCGAGGCGCTGCGGGCCGGCGTCCTGGAGCTGCTCGACTCGCCGGGATACCGGCAGCGGGCCGGTGAACTGCGTGCGGACATGCTCGCCCAGCCCTCGCCGGCCGAGGTCGTGGACATCCTGCGGGGGCTGGTGTGA
- a CDS encoding SDR family NAD(P)-dependent oxidoreductase: MTGGAGGVGTGLVTDLVDRYGAQVLVVGRRPPTEPPTDHVIHRQVDVCDAAALEQAVAEAEAEWGAPLDGAFHLADSFHVRPLAEEDFRDWDPAINAKVGGLLNVLATVRARPGARLVIFSSLISSMTFAGCSAYAASNAFAEALAVAANRFPGSEAPGPHIQSLSWGLWDDLGLNADNPYKAAVIRRGILSLPPSEPEPSPISSSPSRPAPTTSA, translated from the coding sequence GTGACAGGCGGCGCGGGCGGAGTCGGCACCGGACTGGTCACCGATCTGGTGGACCGCTACGGGGCCCAGGTCCTGGTGGTAGGCCGACGGCCGCCCACCGAGCCACCGACAGACCACGTCATCCACCGACAAGTCGACGTGTGCGACGCCGCCGCACTGGAGCAGGCGGTCGCCGAAGCGGAAGCCGAATGGGGCGCGCCCCTGGACGGCGCCTTCCACCTCGCCGACTCCTTCCACGTCCGCCCCCTGGCCGAAGAGGACTTCCGCGACTGGGACCCAGCGATCAACGCCAAGGTCGGCGGCCTGCTCAACGTCCTGGCCACCGTCCGCGCGCGGCCGGGCGCCCGACTGGTCATCTTCTCGTCCCTGATCTCCTCCATGACCTTCGCCGGCTGCTCCGCCTACGCCGCCTCCAACGCCTTCGCCGAAGCCCTGGCAGTCGCGGCAAACCGGTTCCCCGGCTCCGAAGCACCCGGACCCCACATCCAGAGCCTCTCCTGGGGCCTGTGGGACGACCTGGGCCTCAACGCCGACAACCCCTACAAGGCGGCCGTGATCCGCCGGGGCATCCTCTCCCTGCCCCCGAGCGAGCCCGAGCCCTCACCCATCTCCTCCTCCCCGAGCCGCCCGGCACCTACTACATCGGCCTGA
- a CDS encoding DNA polymerase III subunit gamma and tau, with amino-acid sequence MSSLALYRRYRPESFAEVIGQEHVTDPLQQALRNNRVNHAYLFSGPRGCGKTTSARILARCLNCEQGPTPTPCGVCHSCVDLARNGRGSIDVIEIDAASHGGVDDARELREKAFFGPASSRYKIYIIDEAHMVTSAGFNALLKVVEEPPEHLKFIFATTEPEKVIGTIRSRTHHYPFRLVPPGTLREYLGEVCEREGIPVEDGVLPLVVRAGAGSVRDSMSVMDQLLAGAGAAGVTYAMATSLLGYTDGSLLDSIVEAFAAGDGAAAFEVVDRVIEGGNDPRRFVADLLERLRDLVILAAVPDAGEKGLIDAPADVVERMQAQASVFGGAELARAADLVNAGLTEMRGATSPRLQLELICARVLLPAAYDDERSVQARLDRLERGMSVAALGAAGGAGAGAGLPGGPPVAAGGGPAAGYVPGPEGHAVMPPSAGPSGPAAARAAVRGAGAAPPVPMGGEGGQGPAAPAGGGGVASGPAQASAPAPAQGQEQGGVQAGGGTGGRPGAWPGSAGAGPGSTGRQPGGWPSAVAPGQGGQGGQSSQGGQSAQGAWSGASGGAAGAYESSESVPSAPVQPQQPQAGGGAAGMAQGAAQVRQMWPEILEAVKGRRRFTWILLSQNAQVSGFDGTTLQIGFPNAGARDSFANGGSEDVLREALAEKFHVQWRVEAIVDPSGGTNPPGGAPGGAPRAGGGFGGGGNGGGFGAGAGGGGGYGGPVAGAPQQSAPAAPSPGGPAGSGSPYEHGGSGSAGGGQGAQAARQAVASSGPGAGGAGGISGAGGARTTGGAPADSAYREPEAPPVSIEDDMPAEDDPDLVDSALSGHELIVRELGATVVEEYNNE; translated from the coding sequence GTGTCGTCCCTTGCGCTGTACCGCCGCTATCGCCCCGAGTCCTTCGCCGAGGTCATCGGGCAAGAGCACGTGACCGACCCGCTGCAGCAGGCGCTGCGGAACAACCGGGTCAACCACGCGTACCTGTTCAGTGGGCCGCGCGGGTGCGGCAAGACGACCAGTGCGCGCATCCTGGCGCGCTGCCTGAACTGTGAGCAGGGGCCGACGCCCACGCCGTGTGGCGTTTGTCATAGTTGCGTGGACCTCGCGCGTAACGGGCGCGGGTCGATCGACGTGATCGAGATCGACGCGGCGTCGCACGGAGGCGTGGACGACGCCCGTGAGCTGCGGGAGAAGGCGTTCTTCGGGCCGGCCAGCAGCCGGTACAAGATCTACATCATCGACGAGGCCCATATGGTCACCTCGGCGGGCTTCAACGCCCTGCTGAAGGTCGTCGAGGAACCCCCGGAGCACCTGAAGTTCATCTTCGCGACGACGGAGCCCGAGAAGGTCATCGGGACGATCCGGTCGCGTACGCATCACTATCCGTTCCGGCTGGTCCCTCCGGGGACGCTGCGGGAGTACCTGGGCGAGGTGTGCGAGCGGGAGGGCATTCCGGTCGAGGACGGGGTGCTGCCGCTGGTCGTACGGGCCGGGGCGGGGTCCGTACGGGATTCGATGTCCGTCATGGACCAACTGCTGGCCGGGGCGGGTGCGGCCGGTGTGACGTACGCCATGGCCACGTCCCTGCTCGGGTACACGGACGGGTCGCTGCTGGACTCGATCGTGGAGGCGTTCGCGGCGGGGGACGGGGCGGCGGCCTTCGAGGTCGTGGACCGGGTGATCGAGGGCGGGAACGACCCGCGGCGGTTCGTGGCCGACCTGCTGGAGCGGCTGCGGGACCTGGTGATCCTGGCGGCGGTGCCGGACGCGGGGGAGAAGGGCCTGATCGACGCACCGGCCGACGTCGTGGAGCGGATGCAGGCGCAGGCGTCCGTGTTCGGCGGCGCGGAGCTGGCCCGGGCGGCGGACCTGGTCAATGCGGGGCTGACGGAGATGCGCGGCGCGACCTCGCCGCGGCTTCAGCTCGAACTGATCTGTGCGCGGGTGCTGCTGCCCGCCGCATACGACGACGAGCGTTCGGTGCAGGCGCGGCTGGACCGGCTGGAGCGCGGCATGAGTGTGGCCGCGCTGGGGGCGGCGGGCGGCGCCGGGGCCGGGGCCGGCCTGCCGGGCGGGCCACCGGTGGCGGCCGGGGGCGGACCGGCGGCCGGGTACGTGCCGGGTCCCGAGGGGCACGCGGTGATGCCGCCGTCTGCCGGGCCGTCCGGGCCCGCGGCGGCTCGTGCGGCGGTGCGCGGGGCCGGGGCGGCGCCGCCCGTACCGATGGGTGGTGAAGGCGGTCAGGGGCCGGCGGCGCCGGCCGGTGGTGGCGGGGTCGCGTCCGGTCCTGCTCAGGCTTCCGCTCCGGCTCCGGCTCAGGGGCAGGAGCAGGGGGGCGTGCAGGCCGGTGGTGGCACTGGGGGGCGGCCGGGGGCTTGGCCCGGTAGTGCCGGGGCCGGGCCAGGGAGTACGGGGCGGCAGCCCGGCGGGTGGCCGTCGGCGGTCGCGCCGGGGCAAGGCGGGCAAGGCGGGCAGAGCAGCCAGGGTGGCCAAAGCGCTCAGGGTGCCTGGAGTGGTGCTTCGGGTGGTGCTGCCGGGGCGTACGAGTCGTCCGAGTCGGTGCCGTCCGCGCCCGTACAGCCGCAGCAGCCGCAGGCCGGGGGCGGTGCTGCCGGGATGGCGCAGGGTGCGGCGCAGGTGCGGCAGATGTGGCCGGAGATCCTGGAGGCCGTCAAGGGCCGGCGACGTTTCACGTGGATCCTTCTGAGCCAGAACGCTCAGGTCAGCGGGTTCGACGGAACCACGCTGCAGATCGGCTTCCCCAACGCCGGGGCCCGCGACAGCTTTGCCAACGGCGGCAGCGAGGACGTGCTGAGGGAGGCACTGGCCGAGAAATTCCATGTGCAGTGGCGGGTCGAGGCGATCGTCGACCCGTCGGGCGGTACGAATCCTCCGGGCGGTGCCCCGGGCGGGGCACCCCGCGCCGGTGGTGGCTTCGGCGGCGGAGGCAACGGCGGCGGCTTCGGTGCCGGGGCCGGCGGTGGTGGCGGTTACGGCGGGCCGGTGGCCGGGGCGCCGCAGCAGTCCGCGCCCGCGGCGCCTTCGCCGGGCGGTCCGGCCGGGTCAGGGTCCCCGTACGAGCACGGCGGAAGCGGATCCGCGGGCGGTGGACAGGGCGCGCAGGCGGCGCGGCAGGCCGTGGCGTCCTCGGGGCCCGGGGCTGGTGGTGCCGGCGGGATCAGTGGTGCCGGTGGGGCTCGTACGACGGGGGGTGCGCCGGCGGACTCCGCGTATCGCGAGCCGGAGGCCCCGCCGGTGTCGATCGAGGACGACATGCCGGCCGAGGACGACCCGGATCTGGTCGACTCCGCGCTGAGCGGGCACGAGCTGATCGTGCGCGAGCTGGGGGCGACGGTGGTGGAGGAGTACAACAACGAGTGA
- a CDS encoding GNAT family N-acetyltransferase, with protein MAEVSMFEICRMDGSAELAEVTARLLAELPTWFGIPEANAAYVEASGRLPGLVARVGAEPVGVLVLQQHFPESAEIHLMAVARSWHRRGVGRALVGAVESALERDGCRLLQVKTLGASHPDRGYAGTRAFYRSVGFLPLEERNDLWPGNPCLIMVKGLGRSDGGG; from the coding sequence GTGGCCGAGGTGTCGATGTTCGAGATCTGTCGGATGGACGGTTCCGCCGAACTGGCGGAGGTCACCGCGAGGCTGCTGGCTGAGCTGCCGACGTGGTTCGGTATCCCGGAGGCGAACGCGGCTTATGTCGAGGCATCCGGGCGTCTGCCGGGGCTGGTCGCCCGCGTCGGTGCGGAGCCTGTGGGGGTGCTGGTGTTGCAGCAGCACTTTCCGGAATCGGCTGAGATCCATCTGATGGCTGTTGCGCGGTCCTGGCATCGGCGTGGCGTGGGCCGGGCGCTGGTGGGTGCGGTCGAGTCGGCTCTTGAGCGCGACGGTTGCCGGCTTTTGCAGGTGAAGACGTTGGGTGCGTCGCATCCGGATCGTGGCTATGCCGGCACCCGGGCGTTCTATCGGTCTGTGGGTTTCCTGCCGTTGGAGGAGAGGAACGACCTGTGGCCGGGGAACCCGTGTCTGATCATGGTGAAGGGTCTCGGGAGGTCTGACGGGGGCGGCTGA